A DNA window from Oryzias latipes chromosome 5, ASM223467v1 contains the following coding sequences:
- the LOC101165137 gene encoding uncharacterized protein LOC101165137 isoform X2 produces MPPKRNSTASPTQPQVKMIKIGSVSDAHEFHSLPMEDKYLEEEEASSHLHLLKNEPESIDFDEENPASPGIRTDTISLLMKIEQLQAQLKYERRCRLLAEKELRELREMNNLMMQMRHTAHELRVTLDHVLQGGEAGVAPPTADEPISFLAEPEAQMRAASNVSDEDHNFVYLSENLRVPKNLYERVAEIADYKKYVSAMLMILFDRATLATHCLQGRKNSFVGEESHKPSLPPEILKSLMDHVADKFCVDSSQIKTAIRTKLNNEDKLFKKRLGIGRAENRAVSEPTFSQDASLLADNAVGMSDSHF; encoded by the exons ATGCCACCAAAGAGAAACTCCACAGCAAGTCCCACACAACCCCAGGTGAAGATGATAAAGATCGGAAGTGTTTCAGATGCGCACGAGTTTCACAGCCTCCCAATGGAGGACAAatacctggaggaggaggaagcatcCAGCCACCTGCATCTTCTGAAGAATGAG CCTGAAAGTATTGACTTTGATGAAGAAAATCCTGCCAGTCCAGGCATCAGAACAGACACCATCAGCCTGTTAATGAAAATAGAGCAACTTCAGGCTCAGCTGAAGTATGAGCGCAGATGCAGACTTTTGGCAGAGAAGGAGCTGAGGGAACTCAGAG AGATGAACAACCTCATGATGCAGATGAGGCACACTGCGCACGAGCTCCGGGTTACTCTGGATCACGTTCTTCAAGGAGGCGAAGCAGGAGTTGCTCCGCCAACGGCTGATGAACCGATCTCGTTCCTAGCTGAGCCTGAGGCACAGATGAGAGCAGCTTCCAATGTTTCAGAT gAAGATCATAACTTTGTGTATCTCTCAGAGAATCTTCGAGTGCCAAAGAATCTCTATGAACGTGTTGCAGAAATTGCAGATTACAAGAAGTACGTTTCAGCAATGCTGATGATCCTTTTTGACAGAGCCACTCTGGCCACACATTGCCTTCAGGGCCGTAAGAACAGCTTTGTGGGAGAGGAAAGCCACAAACCTTCGTTGCCACCTGAGATTCTGAAAAGCCTCATGG aTCATGTTGCGGACAAGTTCTGTGTGGACAGTAGTCAAATCAAAACCGCAATCCGCACAAAGCTGAACAATGAAGACAAGCTCTTCAAGAAGAGACTGGGGATAGGGAGAGCTGAAAACAGGGCTGTGTCTGAGCCCACCTTTTCCCAGGATGCTTCACTTCTAGCAGACAATGCAGTCGGAATGAGCGACTCTCATTTCTAG
- the LOC101165137 gene encoding uncharacterized protein LOC101165137 isoform X1 — translation MGFEQRCCCPQLCQLGDFSLGVMPPKRNSTASPTQPQVKMIKIGSVSDAHEFHSLPMEDKYLEEEEASSHLHLLKNEPESIDFDEENPASPGIRTDTISLLMKIEQLQAQLKYERRCRLLAEKELRELREMNNLMMQMRHTAHELRVTLDHVLQGGEAGVAPPTADEPISFLAEPEAQMRAASNVSDEDHNFVYLSENLRVPKNLYERVAEIADYKKYVSAMLMILFDRATLATHCLQGRKNSFVGEESHKPSLPPEILKSLMDHVADKFCVDSSQIKTAIRTKLNNEDKLFKKRLGIGRAENRAVSEPTFSQDASLLADNAVGMSDSHF, via the exons ATGGGATTTGAACAGCGTTGTTGTTGCCCTCAACTCTGCCAGCTGGGCG ATTTCTCCCTCGGTGTTATGCCACCAAAGAGAAACTCCACAGCAAGTCCCACACAACCCCAGGTGAAGATGATAAAGATCGGAAGTGTTTCAGATGCGCACGAGTTTCACAGCCTCCCAATGGAGGACAAatacctggaggaggaggaagcatcCAGCCACCTGCATCTTCTGAAGAATGAG CCTGAAAGTATTGACTTTGATGAAGAAAATCCTGCCAGTCCAGGCATCAGAACAGACACCATCAGCCTGTTAATGAAAATAGAGCAACTTCAGGCTCAGCTGAAGTATGAGCGCAGATGCAGACTTTTGGCAGAGAAGGAGCTGAGGGAACTCAGAG AGATGAACAACCTCATGATGCAGATGAGGCACACTGCGCACGAGCTCCGGGTTACTCTGGATCACGTTCTTCAAGGAGGCGAAGCAGGAGTTGCTCCGCCAACGGCTGATGAACCGATCTCGTTCCTAGCTGAGCCTGAGGCACAGATGAGAGCAGCTTCCAATGTTTCAGAT gAAGATCATAACTTTGTGTATCTCTCAGAGAATCTTCGAGTGCCAAAGAATCTCTATGAACGTGTTGCAGAAATTGCAGATTACAAGAAGTACGTTTCAGCAATGCTGATGATCCTTTTTGACAGAGCCACTCTGGCCACACATTGCCTTCAGGGCCGTAAGAACAGCTTTGTGGGAGAGGAAAGCCACAAACCTTCGTTGCCACCTGAGATTCTGAAAAGCCTCATGG aTCATGTTGCGGACAAGTTCTGTGTGGACAGTAGTCAAATCAAAACCGCAATCCGCACAAAGCTGAACAATGAAGACAAGCTCTTCAAGAAGAGACTGGGGATAGGGAGAGCTGAAAACAGGGCTGTGTCTGAGCCCACCTTTTCCCAGGATGCTTCACTTCTAGCAGACAATGCAGTCGGAATGAGCGACTCTCATTTCTAG
- the rrp9 gene encoding U3 small nucleolar RNA-interacting protein 2 isoform X2: MSSSFFIKSNVASQSAKKGKNTAGLKRKVGDAADGKSKLRAKKASSKHNEEISSESETEGPPVSKKRQPKEDGGYDETPQEKKLRLAKLYLEQLREEEEKKAEDEHFETDLIAGRLQEKVLEQQGKLQRLIAKELIAPDSTEIRVLRGHKLPITCLVLTPDDKCIFSGAKDCSIIKWDIASGKKLHTIPGGRKGTEERHVGHTAHILCMALSSDGKYLASGDTNKLIMIWEGETCKHLYKFTGHKGPVSGLSFRKGTHDLYSASHDRSVKVWNVDENAYVETLFGHQDAITGLDSLSRERCVTAGGRDGTVRVWKIAEESQLVFHGHEGSIDCIQLINEEHMITGADDGSVSLWSVNKKKPLSTVKQAHGCHGDAGLEQPHWVSSVAALQNSDAVASGSHNSQVNVWKCGQHYRGLELLFSVPVSGFVNDLKFSSSGHFLVAGVGQEHRLGRWWRLKEAKNGIFIIPLKRKPSSEEPKTTQ; the protein is encoded by the exons ATGTCTTCGTCATTCTTTATAAAGTCAAACGTTGCTTCCCAGTCGGcaaaaaagggcaaaaacaCAGCAGGACTCAAACGAAAG GTTGGTGATGCCGCAGATGGGAAGAGCAAGTTACGAGCCAAGAAAGCCAGCAGCAAACACAACGAGGAGATATCTAGCGAGTCTGAAACAGAAGG tcCCCCAGTGTCAAAAAAGAGGCAACCCAAAGAAGATGGAGGGTACGATGAGACTCCCCAAGAGAAGAAACTCAGATTGGCCAAACTTTACCTTGAACAGCTAAGGGAAGAAG aggaaaaaaaggcagaagaTGAACACTTTGAGACGGATCTGATCGCTGGAAGATTACAAGAAAAAGTG CTTGAACAGCAGGGAAAGCTCCAGCGGTTAATTGCCAAAGAG CTCATTGCACCAGATTCTACAGAGATCCGGGTGTTAAGGGGACACAAGCTTCCCATCACTTGCCTGGTCTTAACCCCCGATGACAAGTGCATCTTTTCTGGTGCCAAAGACTGCTCCATCATCAAAT GGGATATTGCTAGTGGCAAGAAGCTGCACACAATACCAGGTGGCAGGAAGGGGACAGAGGAACGCCACGTAGGACACACTGCTCACATTCTGTGTATGGCCTTATCATCTGACGGAAAATACCTG GCCTCAGGAGACACGAATAAACTCATCATGATTTGGGAGGGAGAGACTTGTAAACATCTGTATAAATTTACAGGACATAAAGGCCCCGTGTCG GGTCTGTCATTCAGGAAGGGAACTCATGATTTATACAGTGCTTCTCATGATCGTTCGGTCAAGGTGTGGAACGTTGATGAGAACGCATATGTGGAAACCCT TTTTGGCCATCAAGACGCCATCACAGGCCTGGACAGCTTAAGCCGTGAACGCTGTGTGACGGCAGGGGGGCGGGATGGCACCGTCAGAGTCTGGAAGATTGCAGAGGAGTCTCAGCTGGTGTTCCACGGACACGA AGGCTCGATTGACTGCATCCAACTCATCAACGAGGAGCACATGATAACAGGAGCAGACGATGG CTCTGTGTCTCTTTGGAGCGTCAACAAGAAGAAGCCTCTCAGCACTGTGAAGCAGGCTCACGGTTGTCATGGTGACGCGGGGCTGGAGCAGCCGCACTGGGTGTCCTCTGTAGCAGCCCTTCAGAACTCAGATGCTGTTGCCTCAG GTTCTCACAACTCCCAGGTGAATGTGTGGAAATGTGGGCAGCATTATCGTGGGTTAGAGCTTTTGTTCAGCGTGCCGGTG TCAGGTTTTGTCAACGATTTAAAGTTTTCCAGCTCTGGTCATTTCCTGGTGGCGGGAGTTGGACAGGAGCACAG gTTGGGCCGATGGTGGAGGCTAAAGGAAGCCAAAAATGGAATCTTCATAATTCCTCTGAAAAGAAAACCAAGTTCAGAGGAACCCAAGACAACCCAATAA
- the rrp9 gene encoding U3 small nucleolar RNA-interacting protein 2 isoform X1, translated as MSSSFFIKSNVASQSAKKGKNTAGLKRKVGDAADGKSKLRAKKASSKHNEEISSESETEGPPVSKKRQPKEDGGYDETPQEKKLRLAKLYLEQLREEEEKKAEDEHFETDLIAGRLQEKVLEQQGKLQRLIAKELIAPDSTEIRVLRGHKLPITCLVLTPDDKCIFSGAKDCSIIKWDIASGKKLHTIPGGRKGTEERHVGHTAHILCMALSSDGKYLASGDTNKLIMIWEGETCKHLYKFTGHKGPVSGLSFRKGTHDLYSASHDRSVKVWNVDENAYVETLFGHQDAITGLDSLSRERCVTAGGRDGTVRVWKIAEESQLVFHGHEGSIDCIQLINEEHMITGADDGSVSLWSVNKKKPLSTVKQAHGCHGDAGLEQPHWVSSVAALQNSDAVASGASGCSHNSQVNVWKCGQHYRGLELLFSVPVSGFVNDLKFSSSGHFLVAGVGQEHRLGRWWRLKEAKNGIFIIPLKRKPSSEEPKTTQ; from the exons ATGTCTTCGTCATTCTTTATAAAGTCAAACGTTGCTTCCCAGTCGGcaaaaaagggcaaaaacaCAGCAGGACTCAAACGAAAG GTTGGTGATGCCGCAGATGGGAAGAGCAAGTTACGAGCCAAGAAAGCCAGCAGCAAACACAACGAGGAGATATCTAGCGAGTCTGAAACAGAAGG tcCCCCAGTGTCAAAAAAGAGGCAACCCAAAGAAGATGGAGGGTACGATGAGACTCCCCAAGAGAAGAAACTCAGATTGGCCAAACTTTACCTTGAACAGCTAAGGGAAGAAG aggaaaaaaaggcagaagaTGAACACTTTGAGACGGATCTGATCGCTGGAAGATTACAAGAAAAAGTG CTTGAACAGCAGGGAAAGCTCCAGCGGTTAATTGCCAAAGAG CTCATTGCACCAGATTCTACAGAGATCCGGGTGTTAAGGGGACACAAGCTTCCCATCACTTGCCTGGTCTTAACCCCCGATGACAAGTGCATCTTTTCTGGTGCCAAAGACTGCTCCATCATCAAAT GGGATATTGCTAGTGGCAAGAAGCTGCACACAATACCAGGTGGCAGGAAGGGGACAGAGGAACGCCACGTAGGACACACTGCTCACATTCTGTGTATGGCCTTATCATCTGACGGAAAATACCTG GCCTCAGGAGACACGAATAAACTCATCATGATTTGGGAGGGAGAGACTTGTAAACATCTGTATAAATTTACAGGACATAAAGGCCCCGTGTCG GGTCTGTCATTCAGGAAGGGAACTCATGATTTATACAGTGCTTCTCATGATCGTTCGGTCAAGGTGTGGAACGTTGATGAGAACGCATATGTGGAAACCCT TTTTGGCCATCAAGACGCCATCACAGGCCTGGACAGCTTAAGCCGTGAACGCTGTGTGACGGCAGGGGGGCGGGATGGCACCGTCAGAGTCTGGAAGATTGCAGAGGAGTCTCAGCTGGTGTTCCACGGACACGA AGGCTCGATTGACTGCATCCAACTCATCAACGAGGAGCACATGATAACAGGAGCAGACGATGG CTCTGTGTCTCTTTGGAGCGTCAACAAGAAGAAGCCTCTCAGCACTGTGAAGCAGGCTCACGGTTGTCATGGTGACGCGGGGCTGGAGCAGCCGCACTGGGTGTCCTCTGTAGCAGCCCTTCAGAACTCAGATGCTGTTGCCTCAGGTGCCTCTGGCT GTTCTCACAACTCCCAGGTGAATGTGTGGAAATGTGGGCAGCATTATCGTGGGTTAGAGCTTTTGTTCAGCGTGCCGGTG TCAGGTTTTGTCAACGATTTAAAGTTTTCCAGCTCTGGTCATTTCCTGGTGGCGGGAGTTGGACAGGAGCACAG gTTGGGCCGATGGTGGAGGCTAAAGGAAGCCAAAAATGGAATCTTCATAATTCCTCTGAAAAGAAAACCAAGTTCAGAGGAACCCAAGACAACCCAATAA